The segment CCTTTCGGGCCGGTCGCACTGCTTGCGCAATTCGATACGATCGAGGAAGCCGTCACGGAAGCAAATCGTCTGGCCTATGGGCTTGCAGCCTATGCCTATACGACCTCGATTCGGATTTCGCAGATACTTCAAAATCAGGTGGAAACTGGGATGTTGGCGATCAACCACACAGCGCTGGGATTGCCCGAACTGCCTCTGGGTGGGGTCAAGGATTCCGGTTTTGGTTCCGAGGGTGGATCGGAAGCTGTGGAAACCTATCTGTTCACAAAGCTGGTGACCCAGAAATCCTGAAGCAAAAAGGCCGGAGCGCGGCGAATATGCGCTCCGGCAAACCGAAACCATTCTCAGGCCCTGGTTCCGGTTCAGGCAACTCGGGATCGTCAATTTGTTGCCCGCGGTCGAAGGTGGCTGTGCGCTACCGCCTTTCACGCGGCCATGCTGTTTGCGCAGTCGTTCCAGCGCTCGAACGCGGTGGCGAAGTTCTGACGGTATGCGGAGGCGGTCATCTTGTGGCGGCGAGGGCGGAACAGGTCTGCGGTTTCATCGTAACCGCCCGATTGGCATTGCTGGACTGCTCGAACACCAGGGCTGCCTACCGTTTCTTTTCCAACGGGAACGTCAGCGAAATGCATAAAACCCCCGACCCTGACCGCAACATTTAGCTTTAACTCATTGTTTTTCTGTATCTGTGCGTCAAATTTGGGCTGTGAGGGCCTGAACATTTCAAAGTTGATCTGTTGTTTTGATACAGTTTGTTTGCCATGCAGATGTCCTCGTTCCAACTGATATCGCGGCTTCCCGAGCGTCGGGGGGGGGATTACCCCCCTGACCGGTTAGACGGACGGTGATGCCCCCTGCGTGGCGGCACTCGAAACGCTTGATGACGCACGGCGACAGGTGCTGTTCGGAAATGCCCCGACACTGCACAGCACCGACGCGCCTGCGCCCGCAGCTCCTGTGACAGAGCAAGCAGATGCCTGGCGCATGGTCCCGGTTTGGGACGCGACGGGCATCGAGGCGCAGAGCTCGACGAGATTACCATCGGCGGTCGTCCCGCGCCCTACAACGGGCGGCAGGGCGACACGGCTTTTGCACTCTTTGACGGAGGCGCGCGTGCGCAACTCGTCTCCGGCGCCTCCATCGGTCGGTGTCGCGTAGCCCCTAATTGTGAGATGCGAAATCCAACGAAATCAACGGCTACACTTTGCCCTTAAACCCGAAACAGGGTTCACAGACTTGTTCGGCAAATGTCGATGGATGATGATGATGGCGAGGACTCCGCTGCCGTTGGTGCTGAGGAGGCTCGCAGGGCCGTCGTGCTGCGCCCTCTCGTTCAGGCATGTCTCAATGGGACTGGCAGTCTGGAAAGTGGCATCAATGATGCCGTTTGGGAGCTTGGTGTCAGTAGGGCGACGGTCTGGCGTTGGATAAAGCGGCTAGCTGAGGAGGGTGGCGCACCAGCGCTCTGGTACCGCGGAAGCGGGGCCGCCCGACAGGTAGGGTTTTGATATCCAGCAAGGTCGAAGCGGTGATCGAATAGCATCTTCGCCTCTATTTCTTGCGCCGGGAGCGATCTAGCCTGTCGCGTGTTGTGACAGAGATCCGCAGCGCCTGCTGGCAACAAGGCTTGCAGCCGCAGACACGGCGGACGGTTCTGCGTCGTCTGGATGCGATGGATACCCGCGAAATTGCGAAGGCACGGGAGGGCGCAAAGGCGGCCGGTCAGAAATTTGCGCCAGTCATAGGCGAGAACAAGGCCAGTCAGCCACTCGAGATCGTGCAAATCGACCATACGCCCGCGGACATCATTCTTGTCGACAGTCTTGAGCGTCAACCAATTGGCCGGCCTTGGGTCACGCTGGCGATCGACATCGCAACGCGGATGGTAACTGGATACTACACCTCTCTGGAGGCCCCTTCGCGTCTGTCCGTGTCGCTTTGACTGACAAAGGCGGTTGCCCCGAAGGCGGAACTTCTGAGGGAATTGAGGTGCAATATTCCTTGGCCCGCGCAGGG is part of the Paracoccus seriniphilus genome and harbors:
- a CDS encoding helix-turn-helix domain-containing protein, giving the protein MDDDDGEDSAAVGAEEARRAVVLRPLVQACLNGTGSLESGINDAVWELGVSRATVWRWIKRLAEEGGAPALWYRGSGAARQVGF